A single window of Solenopsis invicta isolate M01_SB chromosome 3, UNIL_Sinv_3.0, whole genome shotgun sequence DNA harbors:
- the LOC113003433 gene encoding uncharacterized protein LOC113003433 isoform X2 translates to MEEEIIEEFDENDELDDQELITIVKANPFLYDKSDKLYSNSEVKRLAWATVGEGLSKKKTGTDAEHRFWQLRQRFGRERKKVIQSRGRSGAGANEQTYTPHWNLYTELMFLADVIKHRKTTSNYKRKTTYETTSQTNIPSSLLQVNIPSKLSEVNTPSTYMLNSPLTLSLSSEKVPYISCIDKSSDISEDYSIPQQSYSESAVILPPETNNNIELPAKQMQQVKANTYKKCVPEPDLFAKRRKLNADTFNKSLLDQSKDLNVLAQKVGDAISTCGSQATSHTTDFQNIFSLEIKSMLSSIGFTLQKVPESKQLDCMIAIMQLLKQYIDK, encoded by the exons aTGGAAGAAGAAATTATAGAAGAATTTGATGAGAACGATGAACTGGATGATCAAGAACTCATTACCATAGTTAAGGCGAATCCTTTTTTGTATGACAAGTCAGACAAATTATATAGTAACAGTGAGGTAAAGAGGTTAGCTTGGGCTACTGTTGGGGAAGGATTATCCAAAAAAAAGACTG GTACCGATGCCGAACATAGATTTTGGCAGTTACGACAACGGTTtggaagagaaaggaaaaaagtaaTCCAATCCCGTGGTCGCTCAGGCGCTGGAGCTAACGAACAGACATACACGCCTCATTGGAATCTATATACTGAGTTGATGTTTCTAGCTGATGTGATAAAACATCGAAA AACTACGTCaaactataaaagaaaaacaacatACGAAACTACATCACAAACGAACATCCCGTCAAGTTTATTACAAGTGAACATCCCGTCCAAATTATCAGAAGTGAACACTCCTTCAACTTACATGTTAAATTCCCCATTGACTTTGAGTTTATCGAGTGAAAAAGTGCcatatatttcat gTATCGACAAATCTTCAGATATATCTGAGGATTATTCTATTCCACAACAATCTTATTCTGAAAGTGCTGTAATATTGCCGCCAGAAACTAACAATAACATAGAGTTACCTGCAAAGCAAATGCAGCAAGTGAAAgcaaatacttataaaaaatgtgttccaGAGCCAGATTTGTTTGCTAAACGAAGAAAGTTGAATGCagatacttttaataaatcacTATTAGATCAATCAAAAGATTTAAATGTTTTAGCACAAAAAGTAGGAGATGCAATCTCAACGTGTGGTTCACAAGCTACATCTCATACtacagattttcaaaatatattttctcttgaAATTAAGAGTATGTTAAGTTCCATAGGTTTTACTTTGCAAAAAGTACCTGAATCTAAACAATTGGATTGCATGATTGCTATCATGCAATTGCTAAAACAATATATTGATAAGTAA
- the LOC113003433 gene encoding uncharacterized protein LOC113003433 isoform X1 has product MEEEIIEEFDENDELDDQELITIVKANPFLYDKSDKLYSNSEVKRLAWATVGEGLSKKKTGTDAEHRFWQLRQRFGRERKKVIQSRGRSGAGANEQTYTPHWNLYTELMFLADVIKHRKQVSTSFFLWSIILNHKFIYFYFVLFRTTSNYKRKTTYETTSQTNIPSSLLQVNIPSKLSEVNTPSTYMLNSPLTLSLSSEKVPYISCIDKSSDISEDYSIPQQSYSESAVILPPETNNNIELPAKQMQQVKANTYKKCVPEPDLFAKRRKLNADTFNKSLLDQSKDLNVLAQKVGDAISTCGSQATSHTTDFQNIFSLEIKSMLSSIGFTLQKVPESKQLDCMIAIMQLLKQYIDK; this is encoded by the exons aTGGAAGAAGAAATTATAGAAGAATTTGATGAGAACGATGAACTGGATGATCAAGAACTCATTACCATAGTTAAGGCGAATCCTTTTTTGTATGACAAGTCAGACAAATTATATAGTAACAGTGAGGTAAAGAGGTTAGCTTGGGCTACTGTTGGGGAAGGATTATCCAAAAAAAAGACTG GTACCGATGCCGAACATAGATTTTGGCAGTTACGACAACGGTTtggaagagaaaggaaaaaagtaaTCCAATCCCGTGGTCGCTCAGGCGCTGGAGCTAACGAACAGACATACACGCCTCATTGGAATCTATATACTGAGTTGATGTTTCTAGCTGATGTGATAAAACATCGAAAGCAAGTATCAACATCTTTCTTTCTGTGGTCAATTATACtcaatcataaatttatttatttttattttgtgttgttTAGAACTACGTCaaactataaaagaaaaacaacatACGAAACTACATCACAAACGAACATCCCGTCAAGTTTATTACAAGTGAACATCCCGTCCAAATTATCAGAAGTGAACACTCCTTCAACTTACATGTTAAATTCCCCATTGACTTTGAGTTTATCGAGTGAAAAAGTGCcatatatttcat gTATCGACAAATCTTCAGATATATCTGAGGATTATTCTATTCCACAACAATCTTATTCTGAAAGTGCTGTAATATTGCCGCCAGAAACTAACAATAACATAGAGTTACCTGCAAAGCAAATGCAGCAAGTGAAAgcaaatacttataaaaaatgtgttccaGAGCCAGATTTGTTTGCTAAACGAAGAAAGTTGAATGCagatacttttaataaatcacTATTAGATCAATCAAAAGATTTAAATGTTTTAGCACAAAAAGTAGGAGATGCAATCTCAACGTGTGGTTCACAAGCTACATCTCATACtacagattttcaaaatatattttctcttgaAATTAAGAGTATGTTAAGTTCCATAGGTTTTACTTTGCAAAAAGTACCTGAATCTAAACAATTGGATTGCATGATTGCTATCATGCAATTGCTAAAACAATATATTGATAAGTAA
- the LOC105202185 gene encoding uncharacterized protein LOC105202185, with the protein MVIFLWGAPRVLLTDNGTEFLNRDLRAMSEQYGIYHTTVPPYHPQANSVERVNRVLKTMITAFVERDHREWDVHLNEFRFAYNSAHHTSLQATLAFLNYGREPLPVGLHREQDDVGVEIEEANPVEWREHMGKMGALREWVAENLEAAQERQSKYYNRHRREVTFNVGEQILKRYHVLSAGAQHFLAKLAKKFHGPFIIRRILSPVVYELADLTVGSLARST; encoded by the coding sequence ATGGTGATTTTTCTTTGGGGCGCGCCGCGTGTACTGCTGACGGACAACGGAACGGAGTTCCTGAATCGAGACTTGCGCGCGATGTCCGAGCAGTATGGTATATATCATACGACGGTGCCACCTTATCACCCGCAGGCAAACTCGGTGGAGCGGGTGAATCGCGTCCTAAAGACCATGATCACTGCATTTGTGGAACGAGATCACCGCGAGTGGGACGTCCACCTTAATGAGTTTCGATTCGCGTACAATTCCGCACACCATACGTCTCTACAAGCTACCCTCGCCTTTCTTAATTACGGCCGAGAACCGCTACCGGTCGGTTTGCATCGCGAACAGGACGACGTCGGTGTCGAGATAGAGGAAGCGAACCCCGTCGAGTGGCGCGAACATATGGGGAAGATGGGCGCGTTACGGGAGTGGGTCGCGGAAAacttggaagccgcgcaagagcGGCAATCTAAGTATTATAATCGGCACAGGCGCGAAGTCACCTTTAACGTAGGCGAACAGATACTCAAAAGGTACCACGTGTTATCGGCAGGCGCACAGCACTTCTTAGCGAAACTGGCCAAGAAGTTCCATGGCCCGTTCATTATTCGACGAATTCTCTCACCAGTAGTATACGAGTTGGCTGATCTAACGGTGGGATCGTTGGCAAGGTCCACGTGA